The genome window GTTAGCTTAAGATACAAGGCTGTATAAATGTACAGAAAGTTGACGTGAGCCTCCTGATTATGCCACAGCGCAAGATCATCCATGTGGATTGTGACTGCTTCTATGCGGCGGTTGAAATGCGTGACGACCCGACGTTACGGGATCTTCCTCTGGCAGTGGGTGGCAACGGAGGCCGCGGGGTTGTGACCACCTGCAATTATAAGGCGCGGGCATTCGGTGTTCGATCCGCCATGCCTGGCAGCGAGGCTCGCAGGCTTTGCCCGGGGCTGGTGACAGTACCAACGGACATGGCCCGTTATCAGGCCGCATCGCGACAGGTTATGGCCATCCTGCGGGAACTGACGGATCTGGTGGAGCCGTTGTCGCTGGATGAGGCCTTTCTGGATGTGTCCGATATCACCGATCACAAGGGCAGCGCGACTCTGATGGCTCGGTATCTGCGGGAGCGGGTAGAGCGTGAAGTTGGTATCACGATTTCTGCGGGTGTTGCACCCAACAAATTTCTGGCGAAGATCGCCAGCGATTGGGAAAAGCCGAATGGTCTGTGTGTTATCAGGCCTGAAGATGTGGATGGTTTTGTTCGAGCCTTGCCGGTCGAAAAACTGTTCGGCGTAGGGCAGGTCACGGCTTCCAGATTGCACCAGATGGGGGTAGAGACCTGCGGGGATCTGCAGGCCGTGGGGCCGGAAGTACTGACGGAGCGTTTCGGCAAACAGGGTTACCGGCTTCACGAGATGGCCCATGGCCGTGACGAACGTCCGGTTGTGGTCACCCGGATCGCCAAATCAATCAGTGTCGAGCGGACATTTTCTCAGGACCTGCCTGACCGGTCTGCCTGTGAGACGGTTATGGCTTCACTGGTGGCTGATCTCAATCTCCGATTATCCAGAAAGGCCCGCCAGAAGCCGATCCACAAACTGTTTATAAAGATCCGCTACAGTGATTTTTCAACTCATACGCTGGAGCGGGTTAGAGAGCAGGTCAGGGAGCCCGGTCTGGAGGACTACCTGCCGTTATTCAAGGAATTGGCTGGGGAGAAAGATCGGCCTGTACGCCTGCTGGGAATGGGGGTGCGCTTTCGAAATGACGATGCACCCGTTACTCAGTTGCGTCTTTTCGATTGATGAGTGTCACGCAGCAGGTTCACGAAATAGCCCGTCGGGACACTAGCCTGGAAACAGGGGCAGACTTTTCACCTCATTGATTTCCGGGGGAAAGGTCTTGGAAACAATGGTAATGTGTTG of Marinobacter sediminum contains these proteins:
- the dinB gene encoding DNA polymerase IV, which produces MPQRKIIHVDCDCFYAAVEMRDDPTLRDLPLAVGGNGGRGVVTTCNYKARAFGVRSAMPGSEARRLCPGLVTVPTDMARYQAASRQVMAILRELTDLVEPLSLDEAFLDVSDITDHKGSATLMARYLRERVEREVGITISAGVAPNKFLAKIASDWEKPNGLCVIRPEDVDGFVRALPVEKLFGVGQVTASRLHQMGVETCGDLQAVGPEVLTERFGKQGYRLHEMAHGRDERPVVVTRIAKSISVERTFSQDLPDRSACETVMASLVADLNLRLSRKARQKPIHKLFIKIRYSDFSTHTLERVREQVREPGLEDYLPLFKELAGEKDRPVRLLGMGVRFRNDDAPVTQLRLFD